From a region of the Egibacteraceae bacterium genome:
- a CDS encoding serpin family protein, translating to MRRRAVTLVLTLCLVAACATDPGAAPPEGQPGDGQPADGQTADRAAIAASLSEDDARDLATRVNAFGFDLLHELVGAQGPNVVISPVSVATLLAMVLAGADGQTAEDMAAALHLEDPGVGSAHAGLLFTLTETSDVTLEVANSLWIDAPMEADYLERVRTVFDATAEEGDLGDQATADRIDEWVVEHTHGLIDGIAQDLGLPNGQAVLALLNALYFQGTWTIQFDPDQTTDAPFSTGAGGDVTVPMMHHGGTAERFGYADVDGTQVLRLPYGASERFAMDVVLPPEGEDLADVVAGLDDDAWAALTAALSPAEIQVSLPRLDLSYDADLVEPLAALGMGVVFSGAADLTPMSPVDPSLDTVAHATAIVVDESGTEAAAVTGGVGAVSAPPTFRADRPFLFAVTDTQTGAVLFLGAVTDPTT from the coding sequence ATGCGACGCCGCGCCGTGACCCTCGTCCTGACGCTGTGCCTCGTGGCGGCCTGTGCCACCGACCCCGGCGCCGCCCCGCCGGAGGGGCAACCGGGGGACGGGCAGCCGGCGGACGGACAGACGGCTGACCGTGCCGCGATCGCCGCTTCCCTGAGCGAGGACGACGCCCGCGACCTCGCCACCCGCGTCAACGCGTTCGGCTTCGACCTGCTCCACGAGCTCGTCGGTGCGCAGGGCCCCAACGTCGTGATCTCGCCGGTGAGCGTCGCCACGCTGCTCGCCATGGTCCTGGCCGGCGCGGACGGGCAGACCGCGGAGGACATGGCCGCCGCGCTGCATCTGGAGGACCCGGGGGTCGGCTCCGCGCACGCCGGCCTGCTGTTCACACTCACCGAGACCAGTGACGTCACCCTGGAGGTCGCCAACTCGCTGTGGATCGACGCGCCGATGGAGGCCGACTATCTCGAGCGCGTGCGGACCGTCTTCGACGCGACCGCCGAAGAGGGCGACCTCGGCGACCAAGCCACCGCCGACCGCATCGACGAGTGGGTCGTGGAGCACACCCACGGCCTGATCGACGGCATCGCCCAGGATCTCGGGCTGCCCAACGGCCAGGCGGTGCTGGCCCTGCTGAACGCGCTGTACTTCCAGGGCACCTGGACGATCCAGTTCGATCCCGACCAGACCACCGACGCGCCCTTCAGCACCGGTGCCGGGGGGGACGTCACCGTGCCGATGATGCACCACGGTGGGACCGCCGAGCGCTTCGGGTACGCCGACGTCGATGGGACCCAGGTGCTGCGCCTGCCCTACGGCGCGTCCGAGCGCTTCGCCATGGATGTGGTCCTGCCACCCGAGGGTGAGGATCTGGCCGACGTGGTCGCGGGCCTCGACGACGACGCGTGGGCGGCGCTGACCGCCGCCCTGTCGCCGGCCGAGATTCAGGTGTCCCTGCCCCGCCTGGACCTCTCCTACGACGCGGACCTGGTGGAGCCCCTCGCCGCGCTGGGCATGGGCGTGGTGTTCTCAGGGGCCGCCGACCTCACGCCGATGTCGCCGGTGGACCCCTCCCTCGACACGGTGGCCCACGCCACAGCCATCGTCGTCGACGAGTCGGGCACCGAGGCTGCTGCCGTCACCGGCGGCGTGGGGGCGGTCTCCGCACCGCCGACGTTCCGCGCAGATCGCCCGTTCCTGTTCGCCGTCACGGACACGCAGACGGGGGCGGTGCTGTTCCTCGGCGCCGTCACCGACCCCACGACCTGA
- the hppD gene encoding 4-hydroxyphenylpyruvate dioxygenase — translation MSELMALQGYHHLEFYVGNAHQAAHYYRTAFGFTPIAYAGPETGVRDLASYVLAQGDIRFVLTAGLRPDHEVVAHQGRHGDGVRDIAFAVADAEVAFATAVERGAVPVLPPEVREDESGKVVVAAIGAYGETIHSFVERGAYDGAFLPGYTALDDPGAVADIGLRHVDHVVANVELGAMSRWARFYERILGFSQLVHFDDEAISTEYTALMSKVLWDGDGRVKLPINEPAPGRKRSQIDEYLEAYGGPGVQHMALATDDMVATVSALEAGGVRFLQVPDAYYDDLRDRLDWSRIDEDLDALAAHGILVDTDDEGYLLQLFTHPVQDRPTVFFEIIERHGSRGFGVGNFKALFEAIEREQDSRGNL, via the coding sequence ATGTCCGAGCTCATGGCGCTGCAGGGCTACCACCACCTCGAGTTCTACGTGGGCAACGCCCACCAGGCCGCGCACTACTACCGCACCGCATTCGGGTTCACGCCGATCGCCTACGCCGGCCCGGAGACCGGTGTGCGCGACCTGGCCTCCTACGTGCTCGCGCAAGGCGACATCCGCTTCGTGCTCACCGCCGGCCTGCGCCCGGACCACGAGGTCGTGGCGCATCAGGGCCGCCACGGCGATGGTGTGCGCGACATCGCGTTCGCGGTCGCAGACGCCGAGGTCGCGTTCGCCACGGCGGTCGAGCGCGGGGCCGTGCCGGTCCTGCCCCCAGAGGTGCGCGAGGACGAGTCCGGCAAGGTGGTGGTGGCCGCCATCGGCGCCTACGGCGAGACCATCCACTCGTTCGTGGAGCGGGGCGCCTACGACGGTGCGTTCCTGCCCGGCTACACGGCCCTGGACGACCCCGGTGCCGTGGCCGACATCGGGTTGCGCCACGTCGACCACGTGGTGGCCAATGTCGAGCTCGGGGCGATGAGCCGGTGGGCCCGGTTCTACGAGCGCATCCTCGGCTTCTCCCAGCTGGTGCACTTCGACGACGAGGCCATCTCCACCGAGTACACCGCGCTCATGAGCAAGGTGCTCTGGGACGGTGACGGCCGCGTGAAGCTGCCCATCAACGAGCCGGCGCCGGGCCGGAAGCGCTCCCAGATCGATGAGTACCTGGAGGCCTACGGCGGTCCCGGCGTGCAGCACATGGCGCTGGCCACCGACGACATGGTGGCGACCGTCTCCGCGCTGGAGGCCGGCGGCGTGCGGTTCCTGCAGGTCCCCGACGCCTACTACGACGACCTGCGCGACCGCCTCGACTGGTCGCGCATCGACGAGGACCTCGACGCGCTGGCCGCCCACGGCATCCTCGTGGACACCGACGACGAGGGCTACCTGCTGCAGCTGTTCACCCACCCGGTCCAGGACCGTCCGACGGTGTTCTTCGAGATCATCGAGCGCCACGGCTCCCGCGGCTTCGGTGTCGGCAACTTCAAGGCGCTGTTCGAGGCCATCGAGCGCGAGCAGGACAGCCGCGGCAACCTGTAG
- a CDS encoding (2Fe-2S) ferredoxin domain-containing protein — MPKPTKFVFVCINERDREHPRPSCNANGAAHVFNMLREEQGRRLLTDVKVVAGGCMEACMVGPVVAVFPDNVFYGGVTELDVSAILDHVQGGDPVKILEIGDAEFDLRPPEMPGG; from the coding sequence GTGCCCAAGCCGACCAAGTTCGTCTTCGTGTGCATCAACGAGCGCGACCGCGAGCACCCACGCCCGAGTTGCAACGCCAACGGGGCCGCGCACGTGTTCAACATGCTGCGCGAGGAGCAGGGACGGCGCCTGCTGACCGACGTGAAGGTGGTCGCCGGCGGGTGCATGGAGGCCTGCATGGTCGGTCCGGTCGTGGCCGTGTTCCCCGACAATGTCTTCTACGGGGGGGTCACCGAACTGGACGTGTCGGCCATCCTCGACCATGTGCAGGGCGGCGACCCGGTGAAGATCCTGGAGATCGGCGACGCGGAGTTCGACCTGCGACCACCGGAGATGCCAGGAGGCTAG
- the folP gene encoding dihydropteroate synthase, which produces MRLRLRTRTFDLQRRVAVMAIVNRTPDSFSDGGRTWELDAALDHAMAQVAAGADIIDIGGVKAGPGTDVDVDEERRRVLPFVEAFRARSDVPLSVDTFRAAVAADALDAGADIVNDVSGMSEPDIADVVAARPLTALVVMHAGGPPRTRPFRPTYLPDVTTAVAARLAGLVAEARRRGVPAERLVIDPGHDFGKNTAHSLELTRRLPELCALGYPVLVALSNKDFLGEVLGVPVDQRAEASLAAAVAAVSLGARIVRVHDTQPTVRAVRTLEAILGWRAPAVSARGLD; this is translated from the coding sequence ATGCGACTGCGGCTGCGCACCCGGACCTTCGACCTGCAGCGCCGGGTCGCGGTCATGGCGATCGTGAACCGCACCCCCGACTCCTTCTCCGACGGGGGGCGCACCTGGGAGCTCGACGCCGCACTCGACCACGCCATGGCCCAAGTCGCGGCCGGGGCGGACATCATCGACATCGGCGGCGTGAAGGCCGGTCCCGGCACCGACGTGGACGTCGATGAGGAGCGCCGGCGGGTCCTGCCCTTCGTCGAGGCGTTTCGGGCCCGCAGCGACGTGCCGCTGTCGGTGGACACGTTCCGGGCCGCCGTGGCCGCGGACGCCCTCGACGCCGGCGCGGACATCGTCAACGACGTCAGCGGGATGTCCGAGCCCGACATCGCCGACGTCGTGGCCGCGCGCCCCCTGACCGCCCTGGTCGTGATGCACGCCGGCGGGCCTCCGCGCACCCGCCCCTTCCGACCGACCTACCTGCCCGACGTCACCACGGCGGTCGCGGCACGGCTCGCCGGCCTGGTGGCCGAGGCACGTCGACGGGGCGTTCCCGCCGAGCGCCTCGTCATCGACCCGGGCCACGACTTCGGGAAGAACACCGCGCACTCGCTGGAGCTGACGCGTCGGCTGCCGGAGCTGTGCGCGCTCGGCTACCCGGTCCTGGTCGCGCTGTCCAACAAGGACTTCCTGGGCGAGGTCCTCGGTGTCCCCGTGGACCAGCGTGCGGAGGCGTCCCTGGCAGCGGCGGTGGCCGCCGTGTCGCTCGGGGCCCGCATCGTGCGGGTGCACGACACGCAACCCACGGTGCGCGCGGTGCGCACGCTCGAGGCGATCCTCGGGTGGCGTGCCCCCGCGGTGTCGGCGCGCGGCCTGGACTGA
- a CDS encoding DUF4129 domain-containing protein translates to MVELTVALPVPAAGADAVRRVVAEVLARPEYAEATPSLTARIRGWVGEQLGRLLDAVLGTGQASLVGSLLLVAAVAAMVVLAVRFARSVRRDPGTAVVTAEGVGRAPADWIAEADGHERAGRYREAVRCRYRALVAFLAVAGVVDEAPGRTAGEYLAETRRRRPEVGEEVAAVTAAFEAAWYGHAPVDRAILDQVRDRAAAARTAVAGTRAGARPAVAAAPGGAP, encoded by the coding sequence GTGGTCGAGCTGACCGTCGCGCTGCCTGTCCCGGCCGCTGGTGCCGACGCGGTGCGCCGTGTGGTGGCGGAGGTGCTGGCGCGACCCGAGTACGCCGAGGCCACCCCGTCGCTCACCGCGCGCATCCGCGGGTGGGTCGGCGAGCAGCTGGGCCGTCTGCTGGATGCCGTGCTCGGCACGGGCCAGGCGTCGCTCGTCGGGTCGCTGCTCCTGGTTGCCGCGGTGGCGGCCATGGTGGTGCTGGCCGTGCGCTTCGCCCGCTCGGTGCGCCGGGATCCGGGCACAGCCGTGGTCACCGCCGAGGGGGTCGGGCGCGCCCCGGCGGACTGGATCGCCGAGGCGGACGGGCACGAGCGTGCCGGGCGCTACCGCGAGGCCGTGCGGTGCCGCTACCGGGCCCTGGTCGCGTTCCTGGCTGTCGCGGGCGTCGTCGACGAAGCGCCCGGGCGCACGGCGGGGGAGTACCTCGCCGAGACTCGTCGCCGCCGCCCCGAGGTCGGCGAGGAGGTCGCCGCCGTGACCGCCGCGTTCGAGGCCGCCTGGTACGGCCATGCACCGGTGGACCGGGCCATCCTCGACCAGGTGCGTGACCGGGCCGCGGCTGCCCGCACCGCCGTCGCCGGCACCCGCGCCGGCGCCCGCCCCGCGGTCGCCGCCGCACCGGGTGGTGCGCCGTGA
- a CDS encoding DUF4350 domain-containing protein, which produces MTTDRRRALRRGVPLAVIAVAVLLAVAVAGAPAQDGPPLDPRVTGPVGTKGLVDVLAALDVEVRVTDEVEADDAIALLLTDDLDEDGAASLRRWVRDGGTLVVADPASTFAPEIVGTTSLGPLQTSLPRGCEAVALRDVDRVSARGGAVYESAAGDLACFPRAGGHWLVAASEGAGTVVAIGGAGAFTNRGLGEADNGVLAAALLAPAAGGSVAFLRPAAPGEGEASLGDLVPDPVRFALVQLLVAFLVVVAWRARRLGDPVREPQPVQVAGSELVVAVGNLLQQTGARGQAARLLRDDLRRDLADRLGLPADSPPDAVAAAVARRTGRRPEDLIALLTGAEPAGEAGLVVLAAELERARRAALDETTPTKEPARVR; this is translated from the coding sequence GTGACCACCGACCGTCGCCGCGCGCTGCGCCGGGGAGTGCCGCTCGCCGTGATCGCCGTGGCCGTGCTGCTCGCCGTGGCGGTGGCGGGAGCCCCCGCCCAGGACGGCCCGCCACTGGACCCCCGCGTGACCGGACCGGTCGGGACCAAGGGACTGGTGGACGTGCTGGCCGCCCTGGACGTCGAGGTGAGGGTCACCGACGAGGTGGAGGCCGACGACGCCATCGCCCTGCTGCTCACCGACGACCTCGACGAGGACGGTGCCGCGTCGTTGCGCCGCTGGGTCCGCGACGGGGGCACGCTCGTGGTCGCCGACCCGGCCAGCACCTTCGCGCCGGAGATCGTGGGCACGACGAGCCTCGGCCCGCTGCAGACGTCCCTGCCCCGGGGATGCGAGGCGGTCGCCCTCCGCGACGTGGACCGTGTGTCCGCGCGGGGCGGGGCGGTCTACGAGTCGGCGGCCGGCGACCTGGCCTGCTTCCCGCGGGCGGGCGGGCACTGGCTGGTCGCGGCGTCCGAGGGAGCGGGGACGGTCGTGGCGATCGGGGGCGCGGGCGCGTTCACCAACCGCGGCTTGGGGGAGGCCGACAACGGCGTGCTCGCTGCGGCGCTGCTGGCCCCCGCGGCCGGCGGGAGCGTGGCCTTCCTGCGTCCGGCCGCACCCGGCGAGGGCGAGGCGAGCCTGGGCGACCTCGTCCCCGACCCCGTGCGGTTCGCCCTGGTGCAGCTGCTCGTCGCGTTCCTCGTGGTGGTGGCGTGGCGGGCCCGCCGGCTGGGCGACCCGGTGCGTGAGCCCCAGCCGGTCCAGGTCGCCGGTTCCGAGCTGGTCGTCGCGGTCGGCAACCTCCTGCAGCAGACGGGCGCCCGGGGGCAGGCAGCCCGCCTGCTGCGCGACGACCTGCGCCGGGACCTCGCCGACCGCCTCGGCCTGCCCGCCGACAGCCCGCCCGATGCGGTGGCCGCCGCCGTGGCCCGCCGCACCGGTCGGCGCCCCGAGGACCTGATCGCTCTGCTGACCGGTGCCGAGCCGGCCGGGGAGGCCGGGCTGGTCGTGCTGGCCGCCGAGCTCGAGCGGGCGCGCCGCGCCGCGCTGGACGAGACCACGCCGACGAAGGAGCCCGCCCGTGTCCGCTGA
- a CDS encoding MoxR family ATPase, translating into MSADAPTTAAREAIVAVRDEVAKAVVGHDRAVTGLLAALLIRGHVLLEGVPGTAKTLLVKALAAALRLDQRRIQFTPDLMPSDVLGQLIYSPGDASGGTEGAFRFRRGPVFTNLLLADEINRTPPKTQAALLEAMEEHQVSLEGQAHPLPEPFAVIATQNPVEYEGTYPLPEAQVDRFVFKLLVGYPTADHERMVLARHHAGMDPHDIASLGIHAVAGPEDLVAARQAVGGVRVEDAVQAYIVAIARATRESPSLALGVSPRGSVMLLHAAKAWAWLAGKAYVTPDEVKAVVPPTLRHRVRLRPEVELEGVTADGVLDGLLAAVPVPR; encoded by the coding sequence GTGTCCGCTGATGCCCCGACGACCGCCGCCCGCGAGGCGATCGTGGCCGTCCGCGACGAGGTCGCCAAGGCGGTCGTCGGCCATGACCGGGCGGTGACCGGCCTGCTCGCCGCGCTGCTGATCCGCGGTCACGTCCTGCTCGAGGGGGTCCCCGGGACCGCCAAGACGCTGCTCGTCAAGGCGCTGGCCGCTGCCCTGCGCCTGGACCAGCGCCGCATCCAGTTCACGCCGGACCTGATGCCCTCCGACGTGCTCGGCCAGCTGATCTACTCGCCGGGCGACGCCAGCGGGGGCACGGAGGGCGCATTCCGCTTCCGGCGCGGGCCGGTGTTCACCAACCTGCTGCTCGCCGACGAGATCAACCGCACGCCCCCCAAGACCCAGGCGGCGCTGCTGGAAGCCATGGAGGAGCACCAGGTGTCCCTGGAGGGTCAGGCGCATCCGCTGCCCGAGCCGTTCGCGGTCATCGCGACCCAGAACCCCGTCGAGTACGAGGGCACCTACCCCCTGCCCGAGGCACAGGTTGACCGGTTCGTCTTCAAGCTGCTGGTCGGCTACCCCACCGCCGACCACGAGCGGATGGTGCTCGCCCGCCACCACGCCGGCATGGACCCCCATGACATCGCCTCGCTCGGTATCCACGCGGTCGCCGGTCCGGAGGACCTCGTCGCCGCGCGACAGGCGGTCGGGGGGGTGCGCGTCGAGGATGCCGTGCAGGCCTACATCGTGGCGATCGCCCGGGCGACCCGGGAGTCGCCCTCGTTGGCGCTCGGGGTCAGCCCGCGGGGGTCCGTGATGCTGTTGCACGCCGCCAAGGCGTGGGCGTGGTTGGCCGGCAAGGCGTACGTGACCCCCGACGAGGTCAAGGCGGTCGTGCCGCCGACGTTGCGCCACCGTGTCCGGCTGCGGCCCGAGGTCGAGCTCGAGGGGGTCACCGCCGACGGCGTCCTCGACGGGCTCCTCGCCGCGGTGCCCGTCCCGCGGTGA
- a CDS encoding DUF58 domain-containing protein: protein MTGWLPVPTWRLAALAAVLAVVVAIAPFGARTSLLAVNVALVAAAAVDWARAPRPARLEVGRDLPGVVALDGAVDVRWSVANPTGRPVRVRLADQLAPSLRAEARTARLTVPARGRGQEATRLHPSRRGRFTPTTLTVRVEGPWGLVARQADRHVPGELRVYPPFRSREEAELRITRARILDVGLRSAAGRGGGTEFDQLREYTIDDEFGRIDWAATARVGKPIVRSYRAERNQTVLCLLDTGRVMAGRVRVPESAQRDPGGGPDAGIPRLEHAMDAVMMLTAVSTRLGDRAGLVAFADTVRSVVAPGQRRDQLGRVTAAMYDLDPRLAESDYRGAFAETLARFRRRALLVVLTELAEQAVAETLLPALPLIVRDHVVLVAAVRDPDVDRWAHATPAGAGAAYRKAAAVQSLDARRRTVARLRGLGAVVVDATPGRLAPELADAYLHVKATARL, encoded by the coding sequence GTGACCGGCTGGCTGCCCGTCCCGACCTGGCGCCTGGCTGCGCTGGCAGCCGTCCTGGCCGTGGTGGTGGCGATCGCGCCGTTCGGCGCACGGACGTCGCTGCTGGCGGTCAACGTGGCGTTGGTCGCGGCGGCGGCCGTCGACTGGGCGCGGGCACCGCGTCCCGCGCGCCTGGAGGTCGGCCGCGACCTGCCGGGGGTGGTCGCCCTGGACGGTGCGGTCGACGTCCGGTGGTCGGTGGCCAACCCCACCGGGCGCCCGGTGCGGGTCCGGTTGGCCGACCAGCTCGCCCCGTCGCTGCGAGCGGAGGCCCGCACCGCCCGCCTGACGGTGCCGGCGCGGGGCCGTGGGCAGGAGGCGACCCGGCTGCACCCGTCGCGGCGCGGACGGTTCACCCCCACCACCCTGACCGTCCGGGTGGAAGGCCCGTGGGGGCTCGTGGCCCGCCAGGCCGACCGCCACGTGCCCGGGGAGCTGCGCGTGTACCCGCCGTTTCGTTCCCGCGAGGAGGCGGAGCTGCGCATCACCCGGGCACGCATCCTCGATGTCGGTCTGCGGTCGGCGGCTGGGCGCGGGGGCGGAACCGAGTTCGACCAGCTGCGCGAGTACACGATCGATGACGAGTTCGGTCGCATCGACTGGGCCGCCACCGCCCGGGTCGGCAAGCCGATCGTCCGGTCCTACCGCGCCGAGCGCAACCAGACGGTGCTGTGCCTGCTCGACACGGGGCGGGTCATGGCCGGCCGGGTGCGGGTGCCGGAGTCCGCGCAGCGGGACCCGGGGGGTGGGCCGGATGCCGGGATCCCGCGCCTGGAGCATGCGATGGACGCCGTGATGATGCTCACCGCGGTCTCCACGCGGCTGGGCGACCGTGCGGGGCTGGTGGCGTTCGCCGACACGGTGCGCAGCGTCGTCGCCCCCGGGCAGCGCCGCGACCAGCTCGGTCGGGTCACGGCCGCGATGTACGACCTGGACCCGCGGCTGGCGGAGAGCGACTACCGGGGAGCCTTCGCCGAGACGCTGGCGCGGTTTCGCCGTCGGGCGCTGCTGGTGGTGCTCACCGAGCTGGCCGAGCAGGCCGTGGCCGAGACGCTCCTGCCCGCGCTGCCGTTGATCGTGCGCGACCACGTGGTGCTGGTCGCCGCGGTCCGCGACCCCGACGTCGACCGGTGGGCGCATGCCACACCGGCGGGTGCCGGCGCCGCCTACCGCAAGGCGGCTGCGGTGCAGTCCCTCGATGCCCGGCGACGCACGGTCGCACGTCTGCGCGGACTGGGCGCGGTGGTCGTGGACGCCACGCCGGGCCGCCTTGCGCCCGAGCTGGCCGACGCGTACCTGCACGTGAAGGCCACCGCGCGGCTCTAG
- a CDS encoding DUF2254 domain-containing protein — MSSFRPVNTLRRSLFIRPAVFVVGGVALCVVTLAIDASAVGALIPSVLHFSAETARTLLGTMAGAMLTLAGITFWVRAASVQLAAGQFSNRVVHGFLEDWFQQSIMGLLLGIFAYIIGVFRVIPAASSLADTPQLSVNLALGLAGGSVLVILHAIRNAVQSMQVDQLARRITDETVERIALLPPLAEAMPVRDLPPPPPPLRRGTVIRATASGWVHRLDETGLLARLPGHVTVRLEVRAGLFVLRGRPVCTVWGADLDAATVAGVRSQIRLGRNRPESGDIESGIQQLVDLVVGSLSNGLSDTTGAHEVLAHVEMVLAELSCRQLASQGYTDERGRLVLRAREFTWSDYVRTAFDRLRRATGSFPEVTVAMVTLLGTLARDLEAAGHPDRAAPVWRQMRMAVEASEAGNLFADDLESIREAAERQRTASYEETAAGTAASDEALPAPVEAGTDAVRPPPAPLDYAEAAHAGSSASPSAPVNPLDAAELPRVTT; from the coding sequence GTGTCGTCGTTCAGACCGGTCAACACGCTGCGCCGCAGCCTGTTCATCCGCCCCGCCGTGTTCGTCGTGGGCGGCGTGGCGCTGTGCGTGGTCACGCTGGCCATCGACGCCAGCGCCGTGGGCGCGCTCATCCCGAGCGTCCTGCACTTCTCGGCGGAGACGGCCCGCACGCTGCTCGGCACGATGGCGGGGGCGATGCTCACGCTGGCCGGCATCACGTTCTGGGTGCGCGCCGCCTCGGTGCAGCTCGCCGCTGGGCAGTTCTCCAACCGGGTCGTGCACGGCTTCCTGGAGGACTGGTTCCAGCAGTCGATCATGGGCCTGCTGCTCGGGATCTTCGCCTACATCATCGGGGTGTTCCGCGTCATCCCGGCGGCGAGCAGCCTGGCCGACACCCCGCAGCTGTCGGTCAACCTCGCGCTCGGGCTCGCGGGCGGCTCGGTGCTGGTGATCCTTCACGCCATCCGCAACGCCGTGCAGTCCATGCAGGTCGACCAGCTCGCCCGCCGCATCACCGACGAGACCGTGGAGCGCATCGCCCTCCTGCCCCCGCTGGCCGAGGCGATGCCGGTGCGGGACCTCCCGCCGCCGCCCCCGCCGCTGCGGCGCGGCACGGTCATCCGGGCGACCGCCAGCGGGTGGGTCCACCGCCTCGACGAGACCGGGCTGCTCGCCCGCCTGCCCGGCCACGTCACGGTGCGCCTGGAGGTCCGGGCCGGCCTGTTCGTGCTCCGCGGCCGTCCCGTCTGCACCGTGTGGGGCGCCGACCTCGATGCGGCGACCGTCGCGGGGGTGCGCTCCCAGATCCGGCTCGGCCGCAACCGGCCGGAGAGCGGCGACATCGAGTCGGGCATCCAGCAGCTGGTCGACCTCGTGGTCGGCTCCCTGTCCAACGGCCTGTCCGACACCACGGGAGCCCACGAGGTCCTGGCCCACGTGGAGATGGTCCTGGCTGAGCTGTCCTGCCGCCAGCTGGCATCCCAGGGCTACACCGACGAGCGGGGCCGCCTGGTGCTGCGCGCCCGGGAGTTCACCTGGAGCGACTACGTGCGCACCGCGTTCGACCGCCTGCGACGCGCGACAGGGTCCTTCCCCGAGGTGACCGTGGCGATGGTCACCCTGCTCGGCACGCTCGCCCGCGACCTCGAGGCGGCCGGTCACCCCGACCGTGCCGCGCCCGTGTGGCGGCAGATGCGGATGGCGGTGGAGGCCTCGGAGGCGGGCAACCTGTTCGCCGACGACCTCGAGTCGATCCGCGAGGCCGCCGAGCGCCAGCGCACGGCCAGCTACGAGGAGACCGCCGCCGGGACTGCCGCGAGCGACGAGGCGCTTCCAGCCCCCGTGGAGGCGGGCACCGACGCGGTGCGTCCGCCCCCGGCTCCGCTCGACTACGCGGAGGCCGCCCACGCCGGCTCGTCGGCTTCCCCGAGCGCGCCGGTCAACCCCCTCGACGCGGCCGAACTGCCGCGTGTGACCACGTAG
- a CDS encoding stage II sporulation protein M: MDIDRFISTHQPAWDRLGALTRRASRRVGRLSVEELDELVRLYQQVSTHLSVARTTYREPALTARLTGLVAQAGALIYGTRPRTARAAGRFVADTFPAALWHARAFVGVATLLFLAPAVAVALWLGGSPAALEASGPEAVREAYVEEDFEAYYSSSASAQFASEVTTNNIRVGIIAFAGGILACVPTAFVLVFNGANLGLAAGLFAAAGEMPRFWGLILPHGLLEVTAVFVAGAAGLRLGWTLIDPGDRPRGEALVAEGRRAVVIVIGLTGVFVVAGLIEGFVTGSALPTWARVGIGVTAEVGFLAYVVTRGSSAASRGLTGALGEADEPAWAASA; the protein is encoded by the coding sequence GTGGACATCGACCGCTTCATCTCGACCCACCAGCCGGCGTGGGACCGCCTCGGCGCGCTCACCCGGCGTGCGTCACGGCGGGTCGGGAGGCTGTCCGTCGAGGAGCTCGACGAGCTCGTGCGGCTCTATCAGCAGGTTTCCACGCACCTGTCGGTGGCACGGACGACGTACCGGGAGCCGGCGCTGACCGCCCGCCTGACCGGGCTGGTCGCCCAGGCCGGTGCCCTGATCTACGGTACCCGTCCGCGCACCGCGCGCGCCGCCGGCCGGTTCGTGGCGGACACCTTCCCGGCCGCACTCTGGCACGCCCGCGCCTTCGTCGGCGTCGCCACGCTGCTGTTCCTGGCCCCTGCGGTCGCAGTGGCGCTGTGGCTCGGCGGGTCGCCGGCGGCGCTTGAGGCCAGCGGCCCCGAGGCCGTACGGGAGGCGTACGTCGAAGAGGACTTCGAGGCCTACTACTCGTCCAGCGCCTCGGCCCAGTTCGCCTCGGAGGTCACGACCAACAACATCCGGGTGGGCATCATCGCCTTCGCCGGCGGCATCCTCGCCTGCGTGCCGACCGCCTTCGTGCTGGTCTTCAACGGCGCGAACCTGGGCCTGGCCGCCGGGCTGTTCGCCGCAGCCGGGGAGATGCCGCGGTTCTGGGGCCTCATCCTGCCGCACGGCCTGCTCGAGGTGACGGCGGTGTTCGTGGCGGGAGCCGCCGGCCTGCGGCTCGGGTGGACGCTGATCGACCCGGGCGACCGTCCCCGCGGCGAGGCCCTGGTGGCCGAGGGCCGACGGGCGGTGGTGATCGTGATCGGCCTGACGGGCGTCTTCGTGGTCGCCGGGCTGATCGAGGGGTTCGTCACCGGTTCCGCCCTGCCCACCTGGGCCCGGGTCGGGATCGGCGTCACTGCCGAGGTGGGCTTCCTCGCCTACGTGGTCACACGCGGCAGTTCGGCCGCGTCGAGGGGGTTGACCGGCGCGCTCGGGGAAGCCGACGAGCCGGCGTGGGCGGCCTCCGCGTAG